Part of the Elusimicrobiaceae bacterium genome is shown below.
TATATTCGGCGGGGTTTACTGTTTCTCCGCCCTGTTCCAGCTCGGAAACAGAAAGCGCGGGATAATGGTTCAGCTGCAGGGTGCTTCCGTCGCAGTAGTGGGTTTCCTCCACAACAGTGCGCTTGACGAACAGCCTGCCCGTGTAATTTTCGGCGGCTTCGCTTACGGAATCAATGAGCGCTTCCAGAAGCCCGTCCCGGGAAGTGTCGAGGTCGGATATTTTCAGGAAAGTTTTTACCGCCGCGAGAGTGGTGATGCTGTATGTTGAGATTGCCATTTGTTCTCCGGTTTCCGTCCGGCGGGAGGAAACGCGCGCTCCCGCCGGACGGGTTTGGTTAAGCGGATTTTTTCGCTTTAAGCTGTGTTACAAGTCCCTGCGTTTCCAGCCTTTGCGCGTCTTCCGGCGAAAGCTGGATAACGGCGCCGGCCTTGTAGCCCATGAATGCCTTGAGAGTTTTTCTCAGCACGAGTTTTGGCATGACGTAGTCTCCTTATTTGAACTTCAGGCAGCTGAACGCCGCGCCGTGCGCGACGTCAATGGACATCGCCTGCGTAAAGCGCAGCCACGTCTGATCCTGCATGAAGGCGGACTGCAGGGCCGAGTTGTCCCAGTCGGACGCGTCCTGCGACACCTTTATTTCCAGCTCCTGCCGCGGCGAGATCAGCATGTAGCGGTTGAACCGGCCGAAGATGGCGGCGGTCAGGTCGCTGTTGTCGCCGAGGTCGGAGGGAATCTGGCTGCAGATGATGTAGGGCGTGTTCCACAGCGTGGCGGGCATGTCGCCCGCGGGCGGCTGCCAGATGTAGCTGCCCTGGGTGTCTTTGAGTTTTATGAGTTTTTTCAGGCCCGTGCGCGAGAGGGCGATAACGCCGTCGCGGGCATAAGCGTCCGACAGCGAGAACACGAGGTCGGCTATATCGTCGAAAGAAACCGACGTGCTCCCCATGCTCACGCTGTTTACGCCGGATGCGTAGAGTATGCCGTTGAACGGATCTCCGGCCACCGTGCTGCCCGCCAGCGCGACGCGTTCGATTTCCAGCGCCATCGCTTCCGCCACGAGTTCGGACAGGAACTCCGTGAGATTGATTGCGCTGTCGCGTATCAGTTCGTCGGTGCATTTAATGACGGCGGCCATCACCTTGGCCACCTGCTCGATCTGCCCGAACGACGGGGCCGTCGCGGTCCGCGCGGCGGATTCAATAGCCCAGCCTACGCTAACATTGCTGATCTGCTTGGGGATCTGGCGTTTCCACGAGCTCATCGGAATCACGTTGGAGTGGCTGATCAGCTCCGAGCTGTCCTGCATGAGCCGCACCACCTGCGCGGAAAACTCCGTCGGCACCAGATAGCCGCCCGCGCTGGAGGTTCCCTCCGCGAGCACGCTTTTGCCTTCGCCGGTAATGGCGAGCCGGTTTTTTGCCGCCAGCAGGAAGTTGCGCATGTTGCCGAACTTGCGGCCGTATTCCGAATTCCAGGGCCGTTCGGGAGTGTTGCGCGCCGACTTTTTAAAACTTTCCGCGCGTTCCATAATGGCGGTTTCGGTGTCGGGCAGCACGGCTTTTCTTTCCGGCGCAATGCGCCGCACGGCATCCTCGGCCAGTTTTTCGGCTTTTTCGCGGGTGATGCAGTCATCGAGCCGTGTGTCCAGCGTTTTGCGCAGCTCGGTGATGGATTGCATTACTTCGTTGTATTCGTTCATGATTGCTCCTTGTTTATGGGCCGCGCGGCGCGGCCCGGATTAGCGGCTAGGGCGCGGTTTTGCAGCGCGGGTGAGCGAGTCGAGTTCTTCTTTGATGCGGGCGAGCCCGGTCCGCAGCGCTTTTTTTAGTGCCTGGGCCAGCGCGTTGGGGTCAGCCGGAACCGCCACCAGCGAGATTTCGAAAATTTCCGCCAGCGTCAGCAGGCTGGGGTTGCTTTCGTCTTCGAAATGGAACCGTCCGGCGATGGATATGCCTCTGGCGTGCCCTTCGGTGTAGACCTCGCGGGCGTGTTTCACGACGGGGCAGTCCGAGCCGGAGAACTCGGCCCGGAAGAACAGCCCGTGAC
Proteins encoded:
- a CDS encoding phage gp6-like head-tail connector protein, which gives rise to MAISTYSITTLAAVKTFLKISDLDTSRDGLLEALIDSVSEAAENYTGRLFVKRTVVEETHYCDGSTLQLNHYPALSVSELEQGGETVNPAEY
- a CDS encoding phage major capsid protein, with the protein product MNEYNEVMQSITELRKTLDTRLDDCITREKAEKLAEDAVRRIAPERKAVLPDTETAIMERAESFKKSARNTPERPWNSEYGRKFGNMRNFLLAAKNRLAITGEGKSVLAEGTSSAGGYLVPTEFSAQVVRLMQDSSELISHSNVIPMSSWKRQIPKQISNVSVGWAIESAARTATAPSFGQIEQVAKVMAAVIKCTDELIRDSAINLTEFLSELVAEAMALEIERVALAGSTVAGDPFNGILYASGVNSVSMGSTSVSFDDIADLVFSLSDAYARDGVIALSRTGLKKLIKLKDTQGSYIWQPPAGDMPATLWNTPYIICSQIPSDLGDNSDLTAAIFGRFNRYMLISPRQELEIKVSQDASDWDNSALQSAFMQDQTWLRFTQAMSIDVAHGAAFSCLKFK
- a CDS encoding HK97 family phage prohead protease translates to MQNHTRILGTQDAPAVKILPITGAKITAENGKTFIEGYANTKNQPDRYGDIPAVYRAKRDYVYELAQFVKNPVLLVDHVNRIDHVAGSVREIHEDSHGLFFRAEFSGSDCPVVKHAREVYTEGHARGISIAGRFHFEDESNPSLLTLAEIFEISLVAVPADPNALAQALKKALRTGLARIKEELDSLTRAAKPRPSR